The nucleotide sequence TGAcaggggttgggagggggttcagATCGCCAGGGCGGAACCGTAGCGAGCACCATCCGAACCGAGTTCTAGAAGCTTAGCGCTCCAACCGCCTGAACCTCCAGGTGTCTTTGCCACCACTCGCTGTGCCATTGAAGCTCGAAATCATGAGGAGCGCAGGATGAATGGCATCACAAAGGAAGCCTGTAATCTAGATTCCATGCTTTGTACCCAAGGCAAGACAATTTCAAGCATCGTCAGAAGACAAGCCAGATCTGACGACGGGACCAGGCACCCAGGCAAAGGCCACTGGGACCCGATGAGCAAGCAGGCACCTTTGATGCCCCTGTCGCCGTCACGGGCACTCTGATCCACGCGCGCCACGGTCTCGACCCAAAGCCACCTCCACAGTTCATTGTTCTACCTGAACCTCGCTCGAACTTGGTCAAAGCAAAGGCTTGATcagagatgatgatggtgcacATTGCCATCGGCCATATCTCGTTGTACACTTGTCATTCCACCTGCCTCGCCGGCCAGCCGGGTTGTCAAGGCTCGTTTCGAGCATCATTTGCGAATCACAACGGTCAGGCAGCGCACCAaccaccgccaaaatgaaACTGGTGCAACGTCAACAGCGATCCACCCCGACGACCCCCTGAAGGAAGAGACAGGAAACAATTGAAACCTTTTCCTCAGGTATCTCGTCACCCGTGTTCTCTATAGCAAGCGCCCGGGAAGCACCAAGGCCGACGGAGATGGCCATCTCGGGTgaccacctcacccaccctACCTTAACCATCAACCAGCTCGGTAAACAACTTTGTTATACAACCAAatgacaaagaaaagacgaCAGGAACAAATACGGTGAGGCTCGAAACGACATCAACTGTGGAGCGGCCCAGAttctaccaccacccttaAATCCTAATCCTCACCTCGGATCCCGTGAATCCTGACCCCCAACGCCCGACTTCAGACGCCCAGGCAGGGGCACGGTACCTGCCGGGGATCTGAGCAACGGTGTGACCTGGCCGCCGGGGCCCCCAGAGCCAAGGAGGCTCAAGGAGGCTCTTGGCTCGGTGCAGGGGTGCGCTCACTGAACCTCAACCGCCGTCCTGCGACACAAGCGACGTCGACGTCCCCTTCGAGATGGAGCACGGCTCGACTATCCCATTTTGGGCCTTGTCGTCGCCATCCAAGTGCCAGTATGATCGCCATTAGGGGGCGCCTTTCACTCTTCTTTCCCTGGGCCCTGGGCCGTGGCTGCTTGGGTGTCATCCCGTCTCTGGAGGATTGTTCTATATAACCTCAAGTTTCCCATCCCTCttgtctcttttctttccttcctcaTTCCATTCAGCAAGTTCATCGCTCtctttcttgttttcttcaGTCTTTTCAGTTCTGTGAACTCTTCGTTTCGTTCCGCTCTTTCGGCATTTGCACATTCTTTACAACCGCTCGGCCGGTCCTTTACTTCTCCGCTACACCATCCCTACAAAAACAAGTTTTAGTGCGATAACTTCTGTTTGTCATCACCATGTATTCCAAGGCTGCTATCGTCGCGCTCATGCTGGCCGTTGTCGAGGCCCGTTTCGGGCAAGAGGGTGCCGTCCAGGGCGCCGTCCAGGCTCTCGGTGCCTTTGGCAACCCCGGTGCTGCCGGCACCTTGGCCGGTCAGACTCCCAGCGTTCTCCTCGCCGGAGCCAACGCCTGCGCGAAGCTCCAACTTGCCGACCAGATCGTCCAGGAGCTCGGCACTGACGATGCCGTCATCGCTGCCGCCAAGCTCCTCGTCCAGGCCGAGAAGAACTTCAACCCCTTCGCCGTCTCCATCCCCAGCATCTGCTCTGATGCCGGTCTCCCCGCCACCGAGGCCCTCCGTGGCATCATTCCTCTGGTCGACCCCGATGTTCCCGGCGCCGCTGAGCAGAACGCCCGCTCTGCCCAGTCCCTgaacaaccccttcaacGCCAACGGCCTGTCTGTTGCcgacatcaccgccgcccaGGGCTTCACTGACTTTACTGCTCAGAGCCTTGGTGGTGCCAACGCTGCTCCCCCTGCCggtggcaacaacaacaacaacaacaacaataacaacaacaacaataacaacaacaacaacaacaacaacaacaacaacaacaacaacaacaacaacaacaacaacaacaacggcggtAACGTCAACTGCGGAGCTCCAcgcaccctcaccaccgtgATCGTGGCCGCTCCCACCGCCACTCCCGCCCCCGCTGCCGGCAACggtaacaacaacaacaacaacaacaacaacggtgGCAACAACGGTGGCAACAACGCCGCCCTCGACTTCGGCTCCTGCGTGCCCACCATGAACTTCCTCGGCGGGCGCGGCAACCGGCCCGCGACCGAGTTCACCTTCAACGCCATTGACCCCGTCATCCTCTCGCGCCAGGGCGAggccctcaaccccaacatcatcaccaaccgcATCTGCGACGAGCTCACCAACATCTGCGGTGCCAACCAGGCGGCCAAGGACGCCTGCCTGGACGCCAAGGCCCAGATCCAGGCTCTCGGGACCAGGGACGCTTCCACCGCTGTTGCGTGGAACACTCTTTTGGGGTTCCCTGATGTGAATGTTAATGTTTAAGGGACCAAGGATAGGAggttttgtttcttcttgttgtgaGATATGATGATATGATTCATTTCTTTAccgttgtttttttgtttctttttttttgttgttgttgttgttgttgttgttggggtttttttctgggggggatggaaggaaggaaggggtaATGATAGTAGCTAGTTAGTGTGAATTGACTGGTTGCATGGGTATACTTCTCTGTCTGTTTGTTTTGCTTGTGATGTTGCTATCTTCCTGTGAAAATGCGCATACTGTGTGACGAAGCAGCAAACACTGACTGACTTAATACCACCACCGGGCAGGACAGGCATGTGGGGCTCTGTCTCGgctcccttcccccaccacaCTTGGTTCATCCGATGATGCAATCCATTGTGAACCCATCAGTTACTGGGTTTGTCATCAACACTCGaatcccccccttcttccggTTCGAGTGTGTGattttatatttaccgtCACTCTTCCATTCCCCAAACTCACAAAACACAACATACCTCCCTACTCTACCTAGGCTTTTTCACAACTTGAATTCCCAAACCccattccctcccccccctccccccctaaAACAATTTTACAAGCCACCAAAAATGTCCCACCACGTCCTCCTCCTAGGCGGCCACGGCAAGGTAGCCCAGCTCCTGACCCCCTTGCTCTTGAAGCGCTCCTGGACTGTCACGAGCGTGATCCGGGCTCAGGAACAAGTCCCCACGATCAAGAAGTTGGGGGAGAGCCAGAATGGGAAGCTGAATGTTCTCGTCAGGAGCCTGGAAGATGTCAAATCTACAGATGACGCCAAGAAAGTCATTGAAGACgccgggagggagggagaaaagggggtggacTATGTTGTTTGGAGTGCcggtttgtttttttttgtttttttcgtTTCCCCCCTgcgatgagatgagatgggtGCTGATAGGGTTGTAGGTGCTGGTGGGAAGGGTGGTCCGGAGAGGGTAAAGACTGATCAATCCGCCTTGTAATGTGCTATGGGGATGCTAACAGGGGTAGACCTACGCCATCGACCGCGACGCCGCCATCCACTTCATCCGCGCAGctgcctccaccccctccatcaccaagttcttgatggtgtcttATCTTGCTTCTCGCAAGGCAAAGCCTGCGTGGTGGAGCGAGGAAGAGTGGAAAGCCGCCCAACATGTCAACAATGAGGTCTTGCCGACGTACTACAAGGCCAAGattgctgctgatgaggagCTGTACCGTGTTTCGAGGGAGAGTGAGACGCTTGTGGGGATTAACCTCCGTCCTGGGACGTTAACGCTGGAGCCGGCCGGGAAGGTGGAGTTGGGGAGGACGAAGGGGTCGGGTGGGGATGTGAGCAGGGAGACGGTCgcggttgttgctgatgagTTGTTGGccagggagggggtgaggaatgGTTGGATTGATTTGTTGGATGGGGCCGAGGGGGTGAgagaggcggtggagagggttgtgagggagggggttgatgctgCGGAGGGAGATCCGGTTTACGATGAGTAGTTACGGGTTGTGGTATGGATTTATGGTGGATTTTGTCTACTCGGGAGGATCTGCGTTGGGAATGATTTTAGTGTTCGGTGAAAGAAAATCTGCGGGTTGTCAATGAATGCCGGCAAGAGACCGACTGACGAGAGCCGTGAGAGCAACCAGACTGCCTGACCTACGGGGGGCAACCTCCATATagccctccaccaactcGGCCGTGTAATCAATAGTCATTTGGATCGTACGTAAATTCGTTTGATACAGGGTCACCCTCCCATGTGCCGGTCACAGTCAGTCACGCAGTTCAACCGAAAGGCGGCAAAAAGTGGCCGAGATATAACCTAGCATTTGATATCTCTATGGCTGCGGTGCCCGAGTCGGCCTTTAGACAGGCCTTTCCTGCAACTTGCCGATGAAACAGCTCGTGATTTTTATGTGGCAGAGGGCTGACATATGACAATTGCAGCTCCCTCTACTGAAGAAAGAGGTGATAGTATTCCATCTGAGACACAGGGAAAAGCTACAAACAAGCAAATTGAAGACTGGCGGAAACCCTGAGAGCAACCTGCCCGCCTGGCCCAAAACAGGGAGCACTTCATTCTCCCACACGCGAGGAGTAACTCAAAATGGGCAGGCATACAAGGTCAACTCATCGTCTCTGGCGTCCTCAATCTTCATCTCGGTCACCACCTTTGAgtcgtcctcgtcgccaaCATGAAGGCGTctcccctcaccaccggGCTCCTGCCCCTCGCCTCCCTTGTCTTGGCCGTCCCGGTTCCCGACCCCATCACGATCTAACCTTCCCGGTGCTGCCACGCCGGTGATCATCCCGCCTGCCACCGGCGGCGGTTGCGTTTCCGGACCGCTCGGGGAGGATAAATTCAAGACTAACCTCGGACCCATCGGCATTGCTCCCCAGGGACCGAATAATGGGACGGGGTATAACCCCCGCTGTTAGTTGAGGGATCTCTCCCCCGCGATCAGCCAGTAGGCGTTGCGGCCGAGCAATGTGACTTTTTTTGCTTGAGCAGGAGTGTTTTGCGGATTTTAATGTCAATCTGGACGCGCCGCCGAATGGGCTTGGGGTGCACCCGGGGGGCATCTATCggttgggatggtggagTTGGGTGTGTTTGTTAATCCGGGGGATCCCGATCTTTTATCTGCATCATGGGAATATGGATAGGCAGTGGGCGATTTGGCAGGGGGCAGGATCAGGAGGGACGGacgggggtggtttggggcaCGCAGACTACGGGGAATGGTGAGTTTTATCTTTTTGACTTTGTTCGTATGTTCTAGTGCCAACTTCACGCTTAACACGGCCGGTGCCGTTTGGGTATCTTTCGCCGGATGTGCCGCTTTTTTAGGGAGCTGGATGGAGTCCACGATCGAGGGGCCGCATTGCTACATCCATGAGTAGGCAGGCATGTTATGTATGCATGTACCGGGTTGCAACCCGTGGAGATGAAGAAATGAGAATGAATCCTTATCAATCAAGGAATTGCCCGTGTGCTTTTTCCCACTTGTGGGGTTGTGTGACAAGGAAGTCTGGATATGCGGGTAATGCCACGTTCTCGGAGGGCCATCCTACCGGCACCGGGTGGTAAGGTGAGTGGTAGTATGCCGACGGCAAGGCCGGGGAAGAGTGCCGTAGCGGGGACGCGGCGGGGACCTTTTGCTGGAGAGAATgggttggttttttttttttttttcatttttttttctttttgtttctttttctttgttgcTTACCAAAGAGACCACCCGGAGACATAATTTGACACAAGGTCCTCGGAGACAAAAAAGGAGACAAAAACCTCGGCATGCGTCTCATTAATGGCCCCGTATCTGGCATCGATTTTATGTTCGATTCCATCGGGTTTCCATCTTCCGTTGCGGCCCCCCGGGACTCTATTAGTAAGGTGACGGTGGGACGGCGAATGTTTTGGTAAAAACCGGGCAAGAACATGACCCCGAGACCCCCCAACTGCCTCGGTGGGTAACGGTGGGGTGGCGGGGTGGGAATGGGCAACCACAATGTGTGCCCAGGCCGGAATCTTGGATCAGTGTGATTGTGCGCGTCATATATCAAGGGGAACGACGACGTCCGACTGAGAAGAGATCAGCTTTTCCCCGCAGTGGTGTTGATATTTGGAGTTCACTTTAACTACCTACCACACCTCACCTCATCTTATCACAACACTCTCATACATactcccaccacctgccATCACGTCAATCCACGTTGAataacctcaccaccaccggccaaAAATGAAAGAAGCCCTCGTCAGCAAAGGCCCTCAGGTCGAAATAGTtaacacccccatcccctccctcccctccccggaccacatcctcatccgcgtcgtcgtcaccggcaccaacccGAAAGACTGGAAACTCCCCGACCTCTACGAGCAGGACGCCCGCACCAACCCAGGCGATGACATCGCCGGCATAGTCCACACCGTTGGCGCCAACGTCTTTGAGTTCAAGCCCGGCGACCGCGTCGCCGCCTTCCACGAGATGCGCACCCCCCACGGCAGCTTCGCCGAGTACGCCGTCGCCTGGCAGCACACCACCTTCCACATCCCCAGCAACATCTCGttcgaggaggctgccgctCTGCCCCTCGCGGCCATGACCTCTGTTGTGGGGCTGTACGACCGGTTGAGGCTCCCGCAGCCGTGGTCGCCCGAGGTGAGCAGAGACGAGGTGACGGATATTCCGCTGCTGATTTACGGCGCGTCGTCCGCGGTGGGGTTTTACGGGTTGCAGTTTGCGCTGAGGAGCAACATGCACCCTTTGATCTGCGTGGCTGGGTCGGCGAAGGAGTATGTGAGGGGGTTTATCGATGAGTCAAAGggagatgtggttgttgattACAGGGATGGACCGGAAGcgacggtggaggggatcaagaaggcgctgaaggggagggagttgaagTATGCTCTTGATGCGGTTTCGTTGCCGGAGAGTCTCGACAATATTGCCGAGGTGCTGTCAACGGATGGGGGCCATGTCACTCTTGTGCTTGGACATCCGaagaaggggttgaaggaggggcaAAAGTACAGCGTTACTATGGTGGGCGATGTTCATAACGATCACAGGGATTTGGGGTATGTGTACTTTAGGTATATTGCTAGGGGGTTGGCCGAGGGCTGGTTTAAGCCGCAGAGGGTCGAGGTCGTGCCTGGTGGATTGGGGGGTGTTCGGAAGGCTTTGGAGGatttgaagaaggggagggcgAGTGGAGTCAAGTATGTGATGAGGATTGAGGAGACGGAGGGGTTGGTCAAGGGGGATAGGTGAGTCCCCCCAGTGGATGTTTGTCAGAATGACGGGAAGTTGGTGTGAGAAGTGTAGACTCGTAGGCAAGGCCTTTAGACTCGAGTAAATAGATTGTTATGTGCCATACCTAGCTTATTGAAGCACTCCAACCAAGGCCTGACTGTCTCTCATGCTGTCAAGCGCCCTTTGTCATTCATGCCATTCGAAAAGGAACCCTGGTGTCCCCGCCATCTTACCGCCGTTTCTTCCCGCAATTCGATCATCGGGGGCGATCCAGAAAGACGTTGGTTGGACTCTGCAGGGCCAACACTACGCCATATCCCCTTTCCGTATGCCGAATTTGAAGATCCGGAGCTTGTGCGTGAAGTTTTCCAGGACCTACCGGAATCTCAGAGGATACCGCTCTGGTCGGTAAACTCCTGAAAGTGTTTTGGCTGGGTCCTTTCAA is from Podospora pseudopauciseta strain CBS 411.78 chromosome 5 map unlocalized CBS411.78m_5.2, whole genome shotgun sequence and encodes:
- a CDS encoding uncharacterized protein (EggNog:ENOG503NW4K), which encodes MYSKAAIVALMLAVVEARFGQEGAVQGAVQALGAFGNPGAAGTLAGQTPSVLLAGANACAKLQLADQIVQELGTDDAVIAAAKLLVQAEKNFNPFAVSIPSICSDAGLPATEALRGIIPLVDPDVPGAAEQNARSAQSLNNPFNANGLSVADITAAQGFTDFTAQSLGGANAAPPAGGNNNNNNNNNNNNNNNNNNNNNNNNNNNNNNNNNNNGGNVNCGAPRTLTTVIVAAPTATPAPAAGNGNNNNNNNNNGGNNGGNNAALDFGSCVPTMNFLGGRGNRPATEFTFNAIDPVILSRQGEALNPNIITNRICDELTNICGANQAAKDACLDAKAQIQALGTRDASTAVAWNTLLGFPDVNVNV
- a CDS encoding uncharacterized protein (EggNog:ENOG503P1I3; COG:G) → MMQSIVNPSVTGFVINTRIPPFFRFECVILYLPSLFHSPNSQNTTYLPTLPRLFHNLNSQTPFPPPPPPLKQFYKPPKMSHHVLLLGGHGKVAQLLTPLLLKRSWTVTSVIRAQEQVPTIKKLGESQNGKLNVLVRSLEDVKSTDDAKKVIEDAGREGEKGVDYVVWSAGAGGKGGPERTYAIDRDAAIHFIRAAASTPSITKFLMVSYLASRKAKPAWWSEEEWKAAQHVNNEVLPTYYKAKIAADEELYRVSRESETLVGINLRPGTLTLEPAGKVELGRTKGSGGDVSRETVAVVADELLAREGVRNGWIDLLDGAEGVREAVERVVREGVDAAEGDPVYDE
- a CDS encoding uncharacterized protein (COG:C; EggNog:ENOG503P20Q), giving the protein MKEALVSKGPQVEIVNTPIPSLPSPDHILIRVVVTGTNPKDWKLPDLYEQDARTNPGDDIAGIVHTVGANVFEFKPGDRVAAFHEMRTPHGSFAEYAVAWQHTTFHIPSNISFEEAAALPLAAMTSVVGLYDRLRLPQPWSPEVSRDEVTDIPLLIYGASSAVGFYGLQFALRSNMHPLICVAGSAKEYVRGFIDESKGDVVVDYRDGPEATVEGIKKALKGRELKYALDAVSLPESLDNIAEVLSTDGGHVTLVLGHPKKGLKEGQKYSVTMVGDVHNDHRDLGYVYFRYIARGLAEGWFKPQRVEVVPGGLGGVRKALEDLKKGRASGVKYVMRIEETEGLVKGDR